In the Armatimonadota bacterium genome, CGCGGTCTCATGACGTGCCTCGAACGGCTCGTCACCTGGCTGCTAGTGTCGATTGGCCTGCTAGCGCTGGTCCACTTCTTCGCGTGGTGGACCACGCCGGGGCACGTGGCCAGCCTGCCGCTGTTCATCCTCTTCACGGCCGCCGCGTGGTTCTCGGCGTTTCGCATGTTCGCCAACTGGTTCGCCCTCCTGCACGTCGAGCGTCCTGCCCATCGGCCCCCGCCGCCCGGATGGACGGTGGACGTCATGACCACCGCGGCGCCGGGAGAACCACTGGCGTTGTTCGAAACGACGCTGCCTGCGCTGGTCAACCTCCGCTACCCCCACAGGACGTATCTGCTGGACGACAGCGGCCGCGAGGAACTCCGGCGATTGTGCGAGGCGCTCGGGGTCCACTACCTTCGTCGCCCGCACCCCGGAACAGGAGGCAAGGCCAGCAACGTCAACTACGGCCTCGCCCACACCACCGGCGAGTTCGTCGCCATCTTCGACCCCGACCACGTGCCGGTCCCCGAGTTCCTGGACAGGGTCCTCGGCTACTTCACCGACCCCCGCGTCGGCTACGTCCAAGCCCCGCAGGTCTACCACAACGAACACGAGACGGCGGTGGCCCGGGGCGCCGCAGAGCAGACCTACGAACTCTACGGGCCCACCATGATGGGGCTCCACGGCCTGGAGGCCCCCCTGGTGTTCGGCTGCCATACCACCTTCCGGCGCACCGCCCTCGAGTCCATCGGGGGCTACGCCGTGCACAACGCCGAGGACCTGCGCACCGCCATGCGCCTAACGGCCGCCGGCTGGAAGGGCGTCTACGTACCGGAGGTGTTGGCCCGAGGACTGGCGCCAGCCGATCTTGCTACCTTTTTCCGTCAGCAGTTCCGGTGGGCCCACAGCGTGTGCGACCTCTTCTTCCGTGACTTCTGGCGGCTGCTGCCCCGCTGGAATGTGTTCCAGGCCGTCACCTTCTTCATGGTGGGCACCTACTACTTCGTCGGACCGGCCATCCTGGTGAACCTCCTCCTGCCGCCCTTCCTGCTGTTCGCAGGCGTGCGCGGCGTCGCGGACACCGCCGCGTCCTTCCTGACCCATCTGGGCCCCCTGGTGGCGTGCAACTTGGTCATCCGACGGTGGGGCCAGCGGTACCTGCTGCGGGCTGAGGAGCGCGGCTGGCATCCGCTCGGCATGGTGCTGTTGTTCGCAAGCGCCTTCGTACACACCGCAGGCCTGGTGGCAGCCCTGATCGGCGTCCGGGTACCCTATCTGGTGACGTACAAGACGCGCCAGCCCAGCGGACTGCGTCACGTGCGCCTCCACCTACTGGTGGGTACGGTTTCCATAGCGGCGGTGCTGCACGCCTTCGTCACCGCGCAACCCGATGCCGCCATGTTGGAACTCCTGGCTCTGTGGAACACCGCCATGATGGGAGCCGCGGTCTGGATCGCCCTGGAGGAGGAAACGTATTACCGGCGACAGCGCGCAAGCTCGCCGCGCGGAGAGGGGACTGGCGTGCATGCGGCGCCACTGGAAGACCGTTCGCCTGCTGCTGCTGGCCGGCTGGCTGCTGGTTCTGTGGTGGGGCGGGCGCTGGAGCGTTGAGCGCCTCGCGGCCGCGGCCCTGCGATGGCGCCCCGCGCCACCAGCACCGTTCTCCCTGGACGACCTTCGCCGCCCGCCCCAGGGCTGCTACCTGGGCATCTACATGCCGTTCGTTCCGCAGGAGATGCAGCCGCTCAAGACGCTGGAACGCCGGGTGGGCCGGGGCTTCACGATGATCAGCCTGTACCAGGCCTGGGGGAGCCGTAGGGAACAGCAGTTCGACCCGGCTCCGCTCAACCGCATCCTGGCGCACGGTGCCGTACCGGTCCTCACATGGGAACCCTGGGTAACGGACTTCGAGGGATACGGGCTCCCGCCGATGCCAGATCGGCAGTTCCGTAACCTGCAAGCGATCGCCCGGGGCGACTACGACTTCTACCTGCGACGCTGGGCGCGCGATGCGCGCCGGTGGGGCCGTCCGCTGCTGATCCGCCTGGGGCACGAGATGAACGCCACCTGGTATCCGTGGGGGGAACGCGCGTACGGCAACACCGCACAGGACTACGTCGCCATGTGGCGTCACGTGGTCGAAGTCTTTCGGCAGGAAGGCGCCACCAACGTCCTCTGGGTCTGGTCGATCGCCCAGCGACCGTTCCAGGGTCTCTACCCTGGCGCTGGATGGGTCGACTGGGTAGGCGTCACGGTGCTGAACTTCGGGACCGTGCCCCCTGGCTGGCGATGGCGATCGTTCCCGGAGCTCTTCCGGCCGCTCTACCGGGAACTGGCACCGTTGGGCAAGCCGATCATGATCGCCGAGGTCGGGTCGGCTGAAGACGGCGGTGACAAGGCTGCGTGGGTATGGGAAGCCATGACGTCGCTCAAGACCGAGTTTGCGGCCGTGCGCGCGTTCATGTGGTTCAACAACGCGCAGGACATCTACTGGCCCATCAACTGGTCACTGACGTCGTCGCCCGGCGTGGTCCAGGCGTTCCGCCGCGCCGCAGCGGATCCGTACTTCATCGCCCCGCCGCGGTGACCCCGACGCGTCGGCCGGACCCGGGTGCGTCTCGCCCCATGACCGCAACCCCGCGGGAGACGCAGCTTGCCCTCAGTACGCGAACGCCCGTCCGCTACCTGCACGTCGCTAGGGCGTCCGGGGCGCGTCGTACACACCGAAGGTGACACTGCCGGTGCTGACCCACCGATCGTCCCGCGTGGTGACATACACGTACAACCGGTAGATCCCGGGGGTGCCCGGACTCTCCAGCGTGACCTGCGGCAGGTCGGACGTGAACTGCGCGGTCACGTGCGTCATGGTGACGGGGGCGATCAGGTACGTGTACCGGTACCGGGCAGGATCCAGTGCCGGGAGTAACCGCGTTTGCACGATGAACGACTCCTCGGGCCGCATCCAACGCTTGTAGAGGACCACCGCAGCGACGACGGGCCGTCCGGACGGCGCCGGCTGACCCGTCCATGCCTCCCGCAGCGCCCAGTACGCCGGCTTGAGCCGATCGCGGGAGTCGGTCAGGCCGAACCACGTGAACGATCCCTCGTGTTTGTCCTTCCACGTAAACGCGTTGCCTCCCAGGTTCCACCCTCGGTAGGCCACCACGTACTGCTGCCAGTTCGCGGCGTACGCCCTGGCCTTGACGACGTCGGAGGGTTCGACCGGCTGTCCCAGGTCGTCCACAACTCGATGCGGTAACCAGTACCCCGGCGGCCCGAACTCGGCCACGAGGTACGGTCGTCCGATCTGTGCGCGCATGACCGTGGCGTGCAGATTGCTGATGTCTTGCTCGAAGTAGCTGTTCACACCAAAGACGTCCGCGGCCGGGACGAGACGGCGAAACATCGCCAGCGAGGCCCCCAGACCCAGGTGCTCGGGCTCGTCGGGTGCGTGTTCGTCCACCACCATAACGGGATGGGCAGGATCCAACGCCTTCACCAGCAGGGCAAGGTCGTTCACAAACCTGTAGAACGCCTCGCGCTGCGGAAACAGCTCGTGCGCCCGCGGGTACGTCTTCTTCAGCAAACCCCACGTTTCATTCCCCAGCGCCCACATGAGCACCGCAGGATGTCGCCGGAACCGCAGCACCCACTCCTGGACGCGCCGCCGGTACATATCCAGACGCCGCTGATCCCGCAGGTAGTCGACGTCGTGGTCCAACCAGAACCCCAGGATGACCATCAGCCCGTGGTCACGCGCTGCGTCGAGAATGGCCGGGAGATCGTCCGTGTAGCCGTAACGCCGAATCGTGTTGGCCCCCAGGGCGCGGATGCGCCGGAGGTGCACAGCGAGCCGGGTGGGCGTCAGGGGCTCGCTGGGGTCGTCGGGGTCCTCGTTGAGCGAGAATGAAACACCCTGCACGTACCACGGACGTCCATCGACTTCAAGCCGGTAGGCTCCTGGCGTTCCCGTGACGCGCACCGTCCGCTCCACGAGCGGTCCGGCGGTCACAAGCACCGTGCTTGCGATGACCAGCCAGGCAGGAATCACCCGCAGCGACACACGCACACTGTGTCCTTCCACGCTAGGAGCGATCGGCCCTCCCGGGCCGCGCGCCGCCGTGCGCGATGGGACCTACGGGTACACGACGTTGGAGGCTGTCAGGCGTCGCGCCAGCGCCTGGAACGCGTAGTACGCGGGTTTTCCGCGGAAATCGTGCCACACCAGGCCGTAGTTGTGCTCGACATTGGTAGGGTCAGTACCCTTGTCGCGCAGGTTGTACCACATGGCCAC is a window encoding:
- a CDS encoding cellulose synthase catalytic subunit encodes the protein MTCLERLVTWLLVSIGLLALVHFFAWWTTPGHVASLPLFILFTAAAWFSAFRMFANWFALLHVERPAHRPPPPGWTVDVMTTAAPGEPLALFETTLPALVNLRYPHRTYLLDDSGREELRRLCEALGVHYLRRPHPGTGGKASNVNYGLAHTTGEFVAIFDPDHVPVPEFLDRVLGYFTDPRVGYVQAPQVYHNEHETAVARGAAEQTYELYGPTMMGLHGLEAPLVFGCHTTFRRTALESIGGYAVHNAEDLRTAMRLTAAGWKGVYVPEVLARGLAPADLATFFRQQFRWAHSVCDLFFRDFWRLLPRWNVFQAVTFFMVGTYYFVGPAILVNLLLPPFLLFAGVRGVADTAASFLTHLGPLVACNLVIRRWGQRYLLRAEERGWHPLGMVLLFASAFVHTAGLVAALIGVRVPYLVTYKTRQPSGLRHVRLHLLVGTVSIAAVLHAFVTAQPDAAMLELLALWNTAMMGAAVWIALEEETYYRRQRASSPRGEGTGVHAAPLEDRSPAAAGRLAAGSVVGRALER
- a CDS encoding glycosyl hydrolase; the encoded protein is MRRHWKTVRLLLLAGWLLVLWWGGRWSVERLAAAALRWRPAPPAPFSLDDLRRPPQGCYLGIYMPFVPQEMQPLKTLERRVGRGFTMISLYQAWGSRREQQFDPAPLNRILAHGAVPVLTWEPWVTDFEGYGLPPMPDRQFRNLQAIARGDYDFYLRRWARDARRWGRPLLIRLGHEMNATWYPWGERAYGNTAQDYVAMWRHVVEVFRQEGATNVLWVWSIAQRPFQGLYPGAGWVDWVGVTVLNFGTVPPGWRWRSFPELFRPLYRELAPLGKPIMIAEVGSAEDGGDKAAWVWEAMTSLKTEFAAVRAFMWFNNAQDIYWPINWSLTSSPGVVQAFRRAAADPYFIAPPR
- a CDS encoding glycoside hydrolase family 2 TIM barrel-domain containing protein, with the protein product MRVSLRVIPAWLVIASTVLVTAGPLVERTVRVTGTPGAYRLEVDGRPWYVQGVSFSLNEDPDDPSEPLTPTRLAVHLRRIRALGANTIRRYGYTDDLPAILDAARDHGLMVILGFWLDHDVDYLRDQRRLDMYRRRVQEWVLRFRRHPAVLMWALGNETWGLLKKTYPRAHELFPQREAFYRFVNDLALLVKALDPAHPVMVVDEHAPDEPEHLGLGASLAMFRRLVPAADVFGVNSYFEQDISNLHATVMRAQIGRPYLVAEFGPPGYWLPHRVVDDLGQPVEPSDVVKARAYAANWQQYVVAYRGWNLGGNAFTWKDKHEGSFTWFGLTDSRDRLKPAYWALREAWTGQPAPSGRPVVAAVVLYKRWMRPEESFIVQTRLLPALDPARYRYTYLIAPVTMTHVTAQFTSDLPQVTLESPGTPGIYRLYVYVTTRDDRWVSTGSVTFGVYDAPRTP